One region of Syntrophobacter fumaroxidans MPOB genomic DNA includes:
- a CDS encoding sensor histidine kinase, whose amino-acid sequence MQKKKRLTPPDGEKRSRPSDSEVDPAAARPPAMEDIGEGLRTGWNYYTNILECMNDGVFIIDSDFNIQYLNKAAERVFGTPRNRKCYEYFHNRNTPCYRCRIDAVFSGKTVRRMKNYPRIGKIHEVFETRLTNPDGSYAKLGIVHDITDFMQVEEALRLDEARFEALYRLGHMAEAPIDEIAGFAMEQAVKITRSRFGFLGFVSEDETIFTRHATSGTAMKTCRVSGNQARFQVDEAGVWADAIRERRPIIINDYKSYRGRKGIPKGHVPLKRIMSVPVLDGRRVVALGTVANKDAEYNGADVRHLALLIDTMWRMVQRKEAERNLRVSESQLRVLSSKLLTVQEEERARLAHELHDSIGQTLVAVKFGIENALKGRTVGGLDAVSQLLDPLVPMVQNAVEEARKLYMGLRPTILDDFGAIAAIGWLCSEFEETHTGMLVEKTVDIDEEHIPIPVKIVLFRTVQEALNNAARHSEATRVGLFLKKEKSGITLVLEDNGIGFDSSRYLSGAQGTGLGIVSMKERIELSGGTFSIESQSGAGTAIRAFWPDEFRLKLSPDFHL is encoded by the coding sequence ATGCAAAAGAAGAAGAGATTAACGCCGCCGGACGGTGAGAAGCGCTCCCGGCCGAGCGACAGCGAAGTTGACCCGGCCGCCGCCCGCCCCCCTGCAATGGAGGATATCGGGGAAGGACTGCGGACAGGCTGGAACTATTACACGAACATTCTCGAGTGCATGAACGACGGCGTTTTCATCATCGATTCCGACTTCAACATCCAGTATCTCAACAAGGCGGCCGAACGCGTCTTTGGAACTCCCCGGAACAGAAAGTGTTACGAGTACTTTCACAATCGGAATACCCCCTGCTATCGGTGCCGTATCGACGCGGTATTCAGCGGGAAGACGGTGCGGCGCATGAAGAACTACCCGCGCATTGGAAAGATCCATGAAGTTTTTGAAACGCGTCTGACGAATCCCGACGGCAGCTATGCCAAGCTTGGAATCGTCCACGACATCACCGACTTCATGCAGGTCGAGGAAGCCTTGCGGCTCGACGAAGCGCGTTTTGAAGCCCTTTATCGGCTGGGCCACATGGCAGAGGCGCCGATAGACGAGATCGCCGGTTTCGCGATGGAACAGGCGGTGAAGATCACTCGCAGCAGATTCGGTTTCCTTGGTTTCGTGAGTGAAGACGAGACGATATTCACCCGGCACGCCACTTCGGGAACGGCCATGAAGACCTGCCGAGTGAGCGGGAACCAGGCACGGTTCCAGGTGGATGAAGCGGGGGTATGGGCGGACGCGATCCGGGAACGAAGGCCGATCATCATCAACGACTATAAATCATATCGGGGAAGGAAGGGCATTCCCAAAGGCCACGTGCCGCTCAAACGCATCATGAGCGTACCGGTGCTGGACGGCCGGCGGGTTGTCGCGCTGGGCACGGTGGCGAACAAGGACGCGGAGTACAATGGAGCGGACGTTCGCCATCTCGCGCTGCTCATCGATACGATGTGGCGGATGGTCCAGCGCAAGGAAGCGGAACGCAACCTGCGCGTGTCCGAAAGCCAGCTCCGCGTCCTGTCCTCCAAGCTCCTGACGGTTCAGGAGGAAGAACGGGCGCGGCTTGCTCACGAGCTCCACGACAGCATCGGCCAAACCCTGGTGGCGGTCAAGTTCGGCATCGAGAACGCGCTCAAAGGGAGGACCGTGGGTGGCCTCGACGCCGTGTCGCAGCTCCTCGACCCCCTGGTGCCCATGGTTCAGAATGCAGTGGAGGAAGCCCGAAAGCTGTACATGGGACTGCGGCCCACCATTCTGGACGATTTCGGGGCGATCGCGGCGATCGGGTGGTTATGCAGCGAGTTCGAAGAGACGCATACGGGCATGCTCGTGGAGAAGACGGTGGACATTGACGAGGAGCATATCCCGATACCCGTGAAAATCGTCCTCTTCAGGACCGTTCAGGAAGCACTCAACAATGCGGCCAGGCACAGCGAGGCCACCCGGGTGGGGCTTTTCCTGAAGAAGGAGAAATCAGGCATAACGCTGGTCCTGGAGGACAACGGGATTGGTTTCGACAGCTCGCGCTATTTGTCGGGAGCGCAGGGAACGGGGCTGGGAATCGTGAGCATGAAGGAACGTATCGAGTTGTCGGGAGGAACCTTCTCCATCGAGTCGCAATCGGGAGCGGGAACCGCAATCCGTGCGTTCTGGCCGGATGAGTTCAGGCTGAAACTCTCACCCGATTTTCACCTCTGA
- a CDS encoding cobalamin B12-binding domain-containing protein, with amino-acid sequence MLNRIISEAKTLTHMPLEAATVYDTFKGRMIEQVDRELTALPAIHVLIGHNPLSMMYEHHRNHARLMLGVFALNRFDLLAGTVPWSYRACHAHGFSYEYFRVELKAWKRAVARHIDGLCARAILEVYDWILRRHGEMIQLAEQSCGPPIAAGSPLDETGHAFLSAVLAGDRRECLRLAGNSAATPQGLESFYLEVVQPCMHELGRLWEQGEISVVQENLATAMMSGVMATIRPRVRIDAPERGKAVVTSAPNETHTLGAWLISDLLSLDGWEVDYLGAASSRPDIIDVLLSVRPDLLAISVAMPYNLHPAMKLMAVVRKQPALAGIKIMIGGYFTRIIPGLDRLAGADGVASDAKSAIALAGEWRRSCTG; translated from the coding sequence ATGCTCAACCGAATCATCTCGGAAGCGAAGACGTTGACTCACATGCCGCTTGAAGCGGCGACCGTTTACGACACCTTCAAGGGGCGTATGATCGAGCAGGTCGACCGGGAGTTGACCGCGCTTCCTGCCATCCATGTCCTGATCGGCCACAACCCTCTGTCGATGATGTACGAGCATCACCGCAACCACGCGCGTCTCATGCTGGGGGTTTTTGCCCTGAACCGGTTTGACCTGTTGGCCGGAACCGTGCCGTGGTCATACCGGGCCTGTCACGCCCATGGATTTTCATACGAATATTTTCGGGTCGAGCTGAAAGCCTGGAAACGAGCGGTGGCGCGGCACATCGACGGGCTCTGCGCCCGGGCGATACTCGAGGTCTATGACTGGATCCTGCGGAGGCACGGTGAAATGATCCAACTGGCTGAACAAAGCTGCGGGCCGCCGATTGCAGCGGGATCTCCTCTGGATGAAACGGGGCACGCCTTCCTGTCGGCAGTGTTGGCAGGAGACCGCCGGGAGTGCCTTCGCCTCGCCGGGAACTCGGCCGCGACACCGCAAGGGCTGGAATCCTTCTACCTGGAGGTCGTTCAGCCCTGTATGCACGAGCTGGGACGCCTCTGGGAGCAGGGAGAGATTTCGGTGGTGCAGGAAAACCTGGCCACAGCCATGATGTCCGGTGTGATGGCGACGATCCGCCCGCGCGTGAGGATCGACGCCCCCGAACGTGGAAAAGCCGTCGTCACGTCCGCTCCAAACGAAACCCACACCTTGGGCGCATGGCTCATCTCGGATCTTCTCAGCCTGGACGGCTGGGAGGTGGACTACCTCGGTGCCGCCTCCTCCCGGCCGGACATCATTGACGTGCTTTTGAGCGTCAGGCCCGATCTTCTCGCCATTTCCGTAGCCATGCCGTACAACCTGCACCCGGCGATGAAGCTCATGGCAGTCGTGCGAAAGCAGCCCGCGCTGGCTGGAATCAAAATCATGATCGGCGGTTATTTCACCCGAATCATCCCCGGTCTCGATCGGCTGGCGGGTGCGGACGGAGTGGCGTCCGACGCGAAATCGGCCATTGCATTGGCTGGAGAATGGAGGCGATCATGCACAGGATGA
- a CDS encoding DOMON-like domain-containing protein — MNAIDHLLRPFPTPGIPPALRLTARIARCSRSLAIDFELHGKVADLTFPARSEAPARRHGLWEESCFEFFLAAPHSYSYFEFNLSPSGHWNVYRFTGYRQGMREVEAFESLPFATRLRPDSFLLSLALDLDPLFETVHPLDVAISAVIRHHDGGTSWWALAHPAAQPDFHHRDGFTLRV, encoded by the coding sequence ATGAATGCTATCGATCACTTGCTGCGCCCCTTTCCCACTCCCGGAATCCCGCCCGCACTCCGTCTCACGGCCCGCATCGCCCGCTGTTCCCGCTCGCTGGCCATCGACTTCGAACTGCATGGAAAAGTGGCCGATCTGACCTTTCCGGCGCGCTCCGAGGCACCCGCGCGCAGGCACGGACTCTGGGAGGAATCCTGCTTCGAGTTCTTCCTTGCCGCCCCTCATTCTTACTCGTACTTCGAGTTCAACCTGTCGCCGTCAGGGCATTGGAACGTATACCGGTTCACCGGTTACCGCCAGGGAATGCGCGAGGTGGAGGCCTTCGAGTCGCTCCCGTTCGCTACCCGATTGCGCCCGGATTCCTTCCTGCTGTCCTTGGCACTCGATCTCGATCCGCTTTTCGAGACCGTCCACCCCCTTGATGTCGCGATCAGCGCCGTCATACGGCATCACGACGGCGGAACGTCCTGGTGGGCACTGGCTCATCCCGCCGCGCAGCCTGATTTCCACCACCGGGACGGTTTCACCCTGCGGGTATGA
- a CDS encoding MEDS domain-containing protein, which yields MHRMSDLLPGDHLCYLYESERERREVLIMFVRQGLDWHEKILYVADPPGFEGLAEGLRAQGVDPAGYVESGQITVLAPSSLFGTDRGFDPAAMIEIIEDETEKAMDQGFNGLRVTVETQGVLKETAGEHRLLEFENLLNGFFPGKRCLALCQYHSEDFSPALFHQVLAIHPAVLAGNSVHRNPYYVPPRSPEAEGDAMPDVETWLERLGAGEGPVKAGGAGSSGMVATLFRWEYPEVLEQYLDELSEVAVAILDRGKNILHCNRGFLRLLNQSNDPGGRNLAEFLIADSLAHLPFPPPGAHKKTRLNFLPTGSVVHTLNCFIFGTLQGYVIVGERIMLTNNDIVAGISNLTNELASVTHELQKKCVALERANAVIGKLAVSDPVTGLFNSRSLMAELSRAVSLARRHGGPLSLAVGGPDPLTPARTHDRSEETLKDFVALLAGSCRKEDFFACLEGGRFAVILPHTDLSGAAVFAKKITESFVRPAASETAENLTVSFGITGFAREDTPENIIRRAATALDEARRAGGNRVEER from the coding sequence ATGCACAGGATGAGTGACCTGCTGCCGGGAGACCATTTGTGCTATCTTTATGAATCGGAGCGGGAGCGCCGGGAGGTGCTCATCATGTTCGTTCGCCAGGGTCTGGACTGGCATGAGAAAATCCTCTACGTGGCGGACCCCCCCGGCTTTGAAGGACTGGCCGAAGGGTTGCGCGCCCAGGGAGTGGACCCCGCGGGATACGTCGAATCCGGGCAGATCACGGTTCTTGCCCCCAGCAGCCTTTTCGGGACAGATCGCGGATTCGACCCTGCCGCAATGATCGAGATCATCGAGGACGAAACCGAAAAGGCGATGGACCAGGGTTTCAACGGTCTCCGGGTGACGGTGGAAACGCAAGGGGTGCTGAAGGAGACGGCGGGGGAGCACCGGCTGCTGGAATTCGAAAACCTGCTGAACGGGTTTTTCCCGGGCAAAAGGTGTCTCGCCTTGTGTCAGTACCATAGCGAGGATTTCAGCCCGGCATTGTTTCACCAGGTACTGGCCATCCACCCGGCCGTCCTGGCGGGAAACTCGGTGCACCGGAATCCCTACTATGTCCCTCCGCGATCCCCGGAAGCAGAGGGAGACGCGATGCCCGACGTTGAGACCTGGCTGGAGAGGCTCGGGGCGGGCGAGGGACCGGTCAAAGCCGGCGGCGCGGGTTCGAGCGGAATGGTCGCAACGCTGTTCCGCTGGGAGTATCCCGAGGTGCTGGAACAGTACCTGGACGAGCTGAGCGAGGTGGCCGTCGCCATACTCGACCGGGGGAAAAATATCCTGCACTGCAATCGCGGCTTCCTCCGGCTGTTGAATCAGTCGAATGATCCCGGGGGCCGGAACCTGGCGGAGTTCCTCATTGCCGACAGCCTCGCGCACCTGCCCTTCCCGCCGCCCGGAGCCCATAAGAAGACCCGTCTGAATTTCCTGCCCACCGGTTCCGTCGTGCATACCCTCAACTGCTTCATCTTCGGGACGCTCCAGGGATACGTGATCGTCGGCGAGAGGATCATGCTGACCAACAACGATATCGTCGCCGGCATTTCGAACCTCACAAACGAACTGGCCAGCGTGACGCACGAACTGCAGAAGAAATGCGTCGCACTCGAAAGAGCCAATGCGGTCATAGGCAAGCTCGCCGTCTCCGATCCCGTTACCGGTCTCTTCAACAGCCGATCGCTCATGGCGGAGTTGAGCCGGGCGGTGTCTCTGGCGAGACGCCACGGCGGCCCCCTGTCTCTGGCTGTCGGAGGTCCGGATCCGCTCACGCCCGCACGCACCCACGACCGGAGCGAAGAAACACTGAAAGATTTCGTCGCCCTTTTGGCTGGTTCATGCCGCAAGGAAGACTTCTTCGCCTGCCTGGAGGGCGGGCGGTTCGCAGTCATCCTGCCGCATACCGATCTTTCGGGAGCTGCCGTTTTCGCGAAAAAAATCACCGAGTCCTTCGTCCGCCCGGCCGCCAGCGAAACCGCAGAAAATCTGACCGTCAGCTTCGGGATCACTGGATTCGCCCGGGAGGACACCCCGGAGAACATCATCCGACGGGCCGCCACCGCGCTCGATGAAGCCAGGCGGGCCGGCGGGAACCGCGTGGAGGAACGGTAG
- a CDS encoding FprA family A-type flavoprotein — translation MHPFEIKKGIYWVGVIDWNIRSFHGYSTPKGTTYNAYLVVDDKITLFDTVKQPFKNQLVQNIRRIVDPRKIDYLVVNHVEMDHSGSVPDVVELIRPEKVFCSDMGRKALIEHYHREDWPFEVVGTGQNLSLGSRTVQFLETRMLHWPDSMMSYIPEDRLLFSSDGFGQHWATSERFDDQVNAEELLAHAAKYYANILLLFSPLVQKLIETVKKLGLQFDMIAPDHGLIWRADPGRILAAYDAWSRQVSRQKALIIYDTMWKSTESMALAISQGLGMEGIDFRLFNLELTHRSEVMAEVLDARALILGSPTLNNGMMPTMADLLTYMKGLRPQGKIGAAFGSYGWSGEAVKLLTGAMEEMKVEVLNPGLRMKFAPTEEDLSRCIEFGREIGRAVKAKA, via the coding sequence ATGCATCCTTTCGAGATTAAGAAAGGGATTTACTGGGTGGGGGTCATAGACTGGAACATCCGCAGCTTTCATGGCTACTCGACGCCCAAGGGGACGACCTACAACGCCTACCTGGTCGTGGACGACAAGATCACCTTGTTCGACACCGTGAAGCAGCCCTTCAAGAACCAACTGGTGCAAAACATCCGCAGAATCGTCGACCCGCGCAAGATCGACTATCTCGTGGTCAACCACGTCGAAATGGATCATTCCGGATCGGTGCCCGACGTCGTGGAGCTCATCCGGCCGGAGAAAGTGTTCTGTTCGGACATGGGCAGGAAGGCGCTGATCGAGCACTACCATCGGGAGGACTGGCCCTTCGAGGTGGTCGGGACGGGGCAAAACCTGAGCCTCGGGAGCCGGACGGTGCAGTTTCTCGAAACACGCATGCTGCACTGGCCGGACAGCATGATGTCCTATATACCCGAGGACCGCCTGCTCTTCTCAAGCGACGGGTTCGGCCAGCACTGGGCCACCAGCGAGCGGTTTGACGACCAGGTGAACGCCGAAGAGCTGCTGGCCCATGCGGCCAAGTACTACGCCAACATTCTGCTGCTGTTTTCACCGCTGGTGCAAAAACTCATCGAGACGGTGAAGAAACTCGGCCTCCAATTCGACATGATCGCTCCCGACCATGGGCTCATCTGGCGGGCGGACCCGGGCAGGATCCTCGCCGCCTATGACGCCTGGAGCCGGCAGGTGAGCAGGCAAAAAGCCCTGATCATCTACGACACGATGTGGAAGAGCACGGAGTCCATGGCTTTGGCCATTTCCCAAGGCCTGGGAATGGAAGGAATCGATTTCAGGTTGTTCAATCTCGAGTTGACCCACCGCAGCGAGGTCATGGCGGAGGTGCTCGACGCCAGGGCGCTGATCCTGGGTTCACCCACGCTCAACAACGGAATGATGCCCACCATGGCCGACCTGCTGACCTACATGAAGGGACTGCGCCCCCAGGGGAAGATCGGTGCCGCTTTCGGTTCCTACGGCTGGAGTGGTGAAGCGGTGAAGCTTCTCACCGGCGCCATGGAGGAAATGAAGGTCGAAGTGCTCAATCCCGGCCTGCGGATGAAATTCGCCCCTACGGAGGAAGACTTGAGCCGTTGCATCGAGTTCGGGCGGGAAATCGGCCGCGCGGTGAAGGCGAAGGCCTGA
- a CDS encoding phosphotransferase enzyme family protein, producing MTGREDTQYDPPRKGDARETLLPVAECFEPRGTIVDIRPFGSGNVHDTYLVSLQDGEAPRFILQRVNTKVFHRPEMVMRNMRIATEHIRLRLLDVQPGTDRRWEVMRVLAARDGRDHFIDSDGSFWRALSFIEGARTFDIVEDTDHAREVGYALGRFQRLVSDLPPELLADTLEGFHILPLYLRHYDRVLTEISPGASPEMKHCLRFVNERRSRVNVLEDARACGRLVHRTIHGDPKVNNVMLDAVSRRAVSMVDLDTVKPGLVHYDIGDCLRSCCNPLGEETANWESVRFEPEFCRAILEGYLPQAKVFLTQGDRDHIYDAVSLIAFELGLRFFTDYLEGDVYFKVAHRKHNLARALVQFRLTASIESQESTIREIIEDLT from the coding sequence GTGACAGGCCGGGAAGACACGCAATACGACCCTCCCCGCAAGGGTGACGCCCGGGAGACGCTTCTGCCCGTAGCGGAGTGTTTCGAACCCCGGGGAACGATTGTGGACATACGGCCGTTTGGAAGCGGCAACGTCCACGACACGTACCTGGTGAGCCTCCAAGACGGTGAGGCTCCCCGATTTATCCTGCAGCGCGTGAACACGAAAGTCTTTCATCGACCGGAAATGGTGATGCGAAACATGCGCATCGCCACGGAACACATCCGGCTCAGGCTCCTTGACGTTCAGCCCGGGACGGATCGTCGCTGGGAAGTGATGCGCGTTCTCGCCGCGCGTGACGGGCGCGACCACTTTATCGATTCCGACGGGTCGTTCTGGCGTGCCCTCAGTTTCATCGAAGGCGCCCGGACGTTCGACATTGTCGAGGACACGGATCACGCCCGGGAAGTCGGCTACGCGCTGGGCCGTTTCCAGCGGCTCGTCAGCGACCTGCCTCCGGAGCTGCTGGCCGACACTCTGGAAGGTTTCCACATCTTGCCGCTCTACCTGCGTCACTACGATCGGGTCCTGACCGAAATCTCTCCGGGAGCATCTCCCGAAATGAAACACTGCCTGAGATTCGTGAATGAACGCCGGAGCCGGGTGAATGTGCTCGAAGACGCCCGCGCTTGCGGCCGGCTCGTTCATCGTACGATTCACGGCGACCCGAAAGTCAACAACGTCATGCTGGACGCCGTCAGCCGGCGCGCCGTCAGCATGGTGGATCTGGACACCGTCAAGCCGGGCCTGGTGCATTACGATATCGGCGACTGCCTGCGCTCGTGCTGCAACCCGCTCGGAGAGGAAACGGCGAACTGGGAATCGGTGCGCTTCGAACCCGAGTTCTGCCGCGCGATTCTGGAAGGCTACCTGCCGCAGGCCAAGGTTTTTCTCACGCAAGGCGACCGGGACCACATCTACGACGCCGTTTCGTTGATCGCCTTCGAGCTGGGACTGAGATTCTTCACGGACTACCTGGAGGGCGACGTCTACTTCAAGGTCGCGCACCGGAAACACAACCTCGCGCGGGCGCTCGTCCAGTTTCGGCTCACCGCGAGCATTGAGTCCCAGGAATCGACTATCCGTGAGATTATCGAAGACTTGACATGA
- a CDS encoding methyltransferase family protein, translated as MSTGIPARMVEFLLGTRIFMTQMVAVVVAALLALTTPVWVDGGFTAMLLEFAGLVLVVASALGRLWASMYIAGYKGDKIITQGPYSMVRHPLYFFSLIGVTGIGLAAKSLVVLALLLVAFHLYYPFVVRREENDLSARHGEAYDRYARTVPRFFPRPSLFNEPETYPVNAGKYRRCFVDASFFILVLGVLRLLEGLHRNGVLPDLLRIP; from the coding sequence ATGTCGACCGGGATTCCGGCAAGAATGGTCGAGTTCTTGCTCGGCACACGAATATTCATGACCCAGATGGTTGCCGTGGTGGTGGCCGCTCTGCTGGCGCTGACCACTCCCGTCTGGGTAGACGGCGGATTCACCGCGATGCTTCTCGAATTCGCGGGACTGGTCCTGGTCGTGGCAAGTGCCCTCGGCCGTTTGTGGGCCTCCATGTACATCGCGGGATACAAGGGCGATAAGATTATTACCCAGGGGCCTTATTCCATGGTCCGGCATCCGCTCTACTTCTTCAGCCTGATCGGAGTGACCGGGATCGGTCTTGCCGCGAAGAGCCTGGTCGTCCTGGCCCTCCTGCTGGTCGCCTTCCATCTCTACTACCCGTTTGTGGTGCGCCGCGAGGAAAACGACCTCAGCGCCCGGCACGGCGAGGCCTATGATCGATATGCCCGGACCGTGCCCCGGTTCTTTCCCAGGCCGTCGCTCTTCAACGAGCCGGAAACGTATCCGGTGAATGCCGGGAAATATCGCCGCTGCTTCGTGGACGCTTCGTTTTTCATCCTCGTTCTCGGTGTCCTCCGACTGCTCGAAGGACTGCACCGCAACGGGGTCCTCCCCGATCTTCTTCGCATTCCGTGA
- a CDS encoding double-cubane-cluster-containing anaerobic reductase, producing the protein MNDYESMWERLNLDLDAHAALLEVLGKFYGDIYMSQTGRLKGMEYLDFVLSEVHGLRIKELQDAKAGGKKVIGTFCVFVPEELVLAASGIQVGLCAGAEAGRGEAEKILPRNTCALIKSFVGFKLSRLCPYIESCDLVVGETTCDGKKKAYEMFAEYAPVYVMEIPQMKNRCDRELWKAEVLRFKDRVEEVTGNRITASGLKEAIRIVNARRRALQRLNRLRAAAPVPISGRDVLLINQISFYDDPQRFTAKVGELCDELESRVGTGQGIVSEETPRLMLSGCPMAVPNWKLPYIVESSGAVIVGEESCIGTRNTRDLVDEGAGTLEAMLDAIVDRYMRIDCACFTPNTERLEHIVQMAGDLRVRGVIHYALSFCQPYAMEAYKVEKALKAKGLPVLTIETDYGMEDVEQLKTRVEAFVEMLH; encoded by the coding sequence ATGAACGACTATGAATCCATGTGGGAGAGGCTAAACCTCGATTTAGACGCGCATGCAGCCCTGCTCGAGGTGCTCGGCAAGTTCTACGGCGACATCTACATGAGCCAGACGGGTCGGCTCAAGGGAATGGAATACCTCGACTTCGTTCTGTCCGAGGTCCACGGATTGCGGATCAAGGAACTTCAGGATGCGAAAGCCGGGGGGAAGAAGGTCATCGGCACCTTTTGCGTGTTCGTCCCCGAAGAACTCGTCCTCGCCGCGAGCGGTATCCAGGTGGGGTTGTGCGCGGGGGCCGAAGCGGGTCGGGGCGAAGCGGAAAAAATCCTTCCACGGAATACCTGTGCGTTGATCAAGTCTTTCGTGGGATTCAAGCTTTCCCGTCTCTGCCCGTATATCGAGTCGTGCGACCTGGTGGTCGGTGAGACCACCTGCGACGGGAAGAAGAAAGCCTACGAAATGTTTGCCGAATACGCTCCGGTGTATGTCATGGAAATCCCCCAGATGAAAAACCGTTGCGACCGCGAGCTGTGGAAGGCGGAAGTGCTCCGGTTCAAGGACCGGGTCGAGGAAGTCACGGGCAACCGGATCACTGCGTCCGGCCTGAAAGAGGCGATCCGCATCGTGAACGCACGCCGCAGGGCGCTCCAGCGCCTCAACCGATTGCGTGCGGCGGCCCCCGTGCCCATTTCGGGCCGGGACGTGCTGCTCATCAACCAGATCTCCTTCTATGACGACCCCCAGCGCTTCACAGCCAAAGTGGGAGAGTTGTGCGACGAGCTCGAGTCCCGGGTCGGGACCGGGCAAGGCATCGTGTCCGAAGAGACTCCGCGGCTCATGCTCTCCGGATGCCCGATGGCGGTTCCGAACTGGAAACTGCCCTATATCGTGGAGTCTTCGGGTGCAGTCATCGTGGGAGAGGAGTCCTGCATCGGAACGCGCAACACCCGTGACCTCGTGGACGAAGGAGCCGGGACGCTCGAAGCGATGCTGGACGCCATCGTCGACCGGTACATGCGGATCGACTGCGCCTGCTTCACACCGAATACCGAACGGCTGGAGCACATCGTTCAAATGGCCGGTGACCTCCGGGTACGCGGAGTAATCCACTACGCCCTCTCCTTTTGCCAACCCTATGCCATGGAAGCGTACAAGGTGGAAAAGGCGCTCAAAGCGAAGGGCCTGCCCGTGCTCACCATCGAAACCGACTACGGCATGGAGGACGTCGAGCAGTTGAAAACCCGCGTGGAAGCCTTCGTGGAAATGCTTCACTGA
- the rbr gene encoding rubrerythrin gives MGRLNGTQTEKNLLMAFAGESQARNRYSYFAGQARKEGLMQIAAVFEETANQEKEHAKRFFQFLEGGEVAVAAAFPAGVIGGTLENLKAAAEGEHHEHAELYPDFARVAQAEGFHNIANVFHAISVAEKQHEKRYRELAENIEKGRVFKRDGHVVWRCLNCGYLHEAPEAPTTCPACSHPQSFFELLGENW, from the coding sequence ATGGGTCGGCTGAACGGAACGCAAACGGAGAAGAACCTGCTCATGGCGTTTGCCGGTGAGTCGCAGGCGCGCAATCGCTACTCGTATTTCGCGGGACAGGCGCGCAAAGAGGGGTTGATGCAGATTGCAGCCGTTTTCGAGGAGACCGCCAACCAGGAAAAGGAACACGCCAAGCGGTTCTTTCAGTTCCTGGAAGGCGGGGAGGTTGCCGTCGCCGCGGCATTTCCCGCGGGAGTCATCGGCGGCACCCTTGAGAACCTGAAAGCGGCCGCGGAAGGTGAGCACCACGAACACGCCGAGTTGTATCCGGATTTTGCCCGGGTGGCCCAGGCGGAAGGTTTCCACAACATCGCCAATGTCTTTCATGCGATTTCCGTTGCGGAGAAGCAGCACGAAAAGCGCTATCGGGAACTGGCCGAAAACATCGAAAAAGGCCGGGTGTTCAAGCGTGACGGCCATGTTGTCTGGCGCTGCCTGAACTGCGGCTACCTCCACGAAGCCCCCGAGGCTCCCACCACCTGTCCTGCGTGTTCTCACCCGCAGAGTTTTTTCGAGCTGCTCGGAGAGAACTGGTAA
- a CDS encoding Fur family transcriptional regulator yields MKMENVLQPRAFRMTSQRRTILEELRNCRWHPTADEVYERVRRKLPRISLGTVYRNLEVLALQGTIRKLDICGRQKRFDADPRMHCHVRCLECGAMDDLPLGDSTLSRAIGEIDASYEIREVRLEFLGLCPKCKAPERACRDRDTRRGHSGGVGRPDT; encoded by the coding sequence ATGAAAATGGAAAATGTGCTCCAGCCTCGAGCCTTCAGAATGACCTCCCAGCGGAGGACGATCCTGGAGGAGCTCAGAAACTGCCGGTGGCATCCCACCGCCGACGAGGTCTATGAGCGGGTGCGCCGAAAGTTGCCCAGAATCAGTCTGGGGACCGTTTACCGGAACCTGGAGGTTCTCGCCCTTCAAGGCACCATACGTAAGCTGGACATCTGCGGAAGGCAGAAGCGCTTTGACGCCGATCCGCGGATGCACTGCCACGTCAGGTGCCTTGAGTGCGGCGCCATGGATGACCTGCCGCTCGGAGATTCGACTTTATCCCGGGCTATCGGTGAGATCGACGCTTCCTATGAGATTCGTGAGGTTCGCTTGGAATTCCTGGGCCTTTGTCCGAAATGCAAGGCACCGGAGCGTGCCTGCCGGGACAGGGACACCCGGAGGGGGCACTCCGGCGGGGTGGGCCGGCCGGACACGTAG